In Mangrovivirga cuniculi, the following proteins share a genomic window:
- a CDS encoding winged helix-turn-helix domain-containing protein, whose protein sequence is MEKVIKFKCWIEEDRERFYGPGPNELLKGILSLGSLSKAAGQMNMSYKKAWDIIQRLNNHCEQPLVVMKKGGQDGGGAEVTNHGLKVIEEYESLQKKINELVGKHHELTKILR, encoded by the coding sequence ATGGAGAAGGTGATTAAATTCAAATGCTGGATAGAAGAAGATCGCGAACGGTTTTACGGTCCGGGTCCTAATGAACTACTAAAAGGTATTTTGAGCCTGGGTTCATTATCAAAAGCTGCCGGTCAAATGAATATGTCTTATAAAAAGGCCTGGGACATAATTCAGAGGCTGAATAATCACTGTGAACAGCCATTAGTGGTAATGAAAAAAGGTGGTCAGGATGGCGGAGGAGCCGAAGTGACTAACCATGGCTTAAAAGTAATAGAAGAATATGAAAGTCTTCAGAAAAAGATTAATGAATTAGTTGGTAAACATCATGAGCTAACCAAGATTCTTAGATAA
- a CDS encoding xanthine dehydrogenase family protein molybdopterin-binding subunit — translation MTKLKTGIGRRSFIKSVSMAGSGLIIGFNWLACKREVENAGVEEEEYVELEMPEEWFELNGYLKVGENGVVTIYSPNPEIGQNVKTSMPMIVAEELDVDWNNVVVEQAPLNTDIFTRQLAGGSQSIRQGWEGLRMAGATARQMLLIAAAKQLEVSESELTVDKGIIKHKASDRTVNYGDIAKAASELEVPEEVELKKNDNFKIIGTSRKNVDGRKIVTGQPLYGLDVDRDDMLIAMIAQPAAFGMQFKSMNADKVKNMPGIVDVFTIDTYPEDMEKEWSDTAAFSKLAVIVGNTTWEVMQAKKALEVEYDLKPDLVKKIQILEKSAGMNDATGMESTDRHKSLMADIGAKKAEVVRRDGDPEKAFKNAAKVIERSYTCPFLAHNCMEPMNFFANVTDEKVELLGPIQTPEYAEKSINKRLGYKLEDIDIQMTRMGGGFGRRLYGHFLVEAAVISKKMGKPIKLVYSREDDMTNGVYRPAYHVTYRAALDENNNLTGFHVNAGGIPESPLFANRFPAGAVDNYLAESWALDTNISVGAFRAPRSNFIAGAEQSFLDELAEEMGQDPIQMRLDMLKRAENDPVGEKNDYDPSRYAVVLELVRDKSNWSDQSAGKARGVSAYYCHNSYVAQILDMSMDDNEPVIDKVTCAVDCGIVVNPDAAKNMVEGGTVDGIGHAMYSQMTFSEGIPQQENFDTYRLIRHSEAPKSIDVYFVENGIDPTGLGEPPFPPIMGALANALYKATGKRFYNQPFINELNSGTKTVKG, via the coding sequence ATGACTAAGTTAAAAACAGGAATAGGAAGAAGATCTTTTATAAAGAGTGTTTCCATGGCCGGTAGTGGACTGATAATCGGTTTTAACTGGCTTGCATGTAAGCGCGAAGTAGAAAATGCCGGTGTTGAGGAAGAAGAATACGTTGAATTAGAAATGCCCGAAGAATGGTTCGAGCTTAACGGATATTTAAAAGTCGGTGAAAATGGAGTTGTAACGATTTATTCACCAAACCCGGAAATAGGACAAAATGTAAAAACATCCATGCCTATGATTGTGGCAGAAGAGCTCGACGTTGACTGGAATAATGTGGTAGTTGAACAGGCACCTCTAAATACTGATATTTTCACAAGGCAACTTGCCGGTGGAAGTCAATCGATACGTCAGGGTTGGGAAGGATTAAGAATGGCAGGAGCGACAGCCAGGCAAATGCTTCTTATTGCTGCGGCAAAACAACTGGAAGTTTCAGAGTCTGAATTGACTGTTGATAAAGGCATCATAAAACATAAAGCCAGCGATCGAACTGTCAATTATGGAGATATTGCCAAAGCTGCATCTGAACTTGAAGTTCCCGAAGAAGTTGAGCTTAAGAAAAATGATAACTTTAAAATTATAGGTACATCCCGTAAGAATGTTGATGGCCGAAAGATTGTTACCGGACAGCCACTTTATGGCCTGGATGTAGACAGAGATGATATGTTAATCGCTATGATCGCTCAACCTGCGGCTTTTGGCATGCAATTTAAATCCATGAATGCCGATAAAGTTAAGAATATGCCAGGCATAGTCGATGTATTCACGATAGACACGTATCCGGAAGATATGGAGAAGGAGTGGAGTGATACTGCAGCCTTTTCAAAGCTGGCAGTAATAGTTGGAAACACTACCTGGGAGGTAATGCAGGCCAAAAAGGCATTAGAAGTAGAATATGATCTTAAACCTGACCTTGTTAAAAAGATTCAGATACTCGAGAAATCCGCTGGGATGAATGACGCTACGGGCATGGAAAGTACTGACAGGCACAAATCTTTAATGGCAGACATAGGAGCTAAAAAGGCTGAAGTTGTCAGACGTGATGGTGATCCGGAAAAAGCATTTAAGAATGCAGCTAAAGTAATTGAACGGTCTTATACTTGTCCTTTTCTGGCTCATAATTGTATGGAGCCGATGAACTTTTTCGCTAATGTAACTGATGAAAAAGTAGAGCTATTGGGACCAATTCAGACACCTGAATATGCTGAGAAAAGTATAAATAAACGTCTTGGATATAAACTTGAAGACATTGATATTCAGATGACCCGTATGGGTGGTGGATTTGGCAGAAGACTTTATGGTCACTTTCTGGTTGAAGCAGCCGTGATTTCAAAAAAAATGGGTAAGCCGATAAAGCTTGTATATTCTCGTGAAGATGATATGACTAATGGAGTTTATCGTCCTGCATATCATGTTACTTATCGTGCTGCATTAGATGAAAACAATAACCTTACCGGATTCCATGTAAATGCAGGAGGTATTCCTGAAAGTCCTTTATTTGCTAATCGTTTTCCTGCAGGAGCTGTCGATAATTACCTCGCTGAAAGCTGGGCACTTGATACAAATATTTCTGTCGGAGCCTTCAGAGCACCAAGATCTAATTTTATTGCCGGTGCTGAGCAGTCATTTCTCGACGAACTCGCTGAAGAAATGGGGCAGGATCCTATACAGATGCGATTAGATATGTTAAAACGAGCAGAAAATGATCCGGTCGGTGAAAAAAACGATTATGATCCGTCCAGATATGCCGTAGTTTTAGAGCTGGTAAGAGATAAGTCCAACTGGTCTGATCAAAGTGCAGGTAAAGCCAGAGGGGTATCAGCCTATTATTGCCATAACTCTTATGTGGCTCAAATTCTGGACATGAGTATGGATGATAATGAACCTGTAATAGATAAAGTAACCTGTGCTGTAGATTGTGGTATTGTTGTAAATCCTGACGCTGCTAAAAATATGGTAGAGGGCGGAACTGTTGATGGCATTGGCCATGCAATGTATAGCCAGATGACATTCAGCGAAGGAATTCCACAGCAGGAAAATTTTGATACCTACAGATTGATCCGTCATTCTGAGGCACCCAAATCTATCGATGTGTATTTTGTAGAAAATGGAATAGATCCGACTGGGTTGGGTGAGCCGCCATTCCCGCCAATAATGGGAGCACTCGCCAATGCTTTGTATAAAGCAACCGGTAAGCGGTTTTATAATCAGCCATTTATTAATGAGTTAAATTCCGGAACAAAAACAGTTAAAGGTTAA
- a CDS encoding (2Fe-2S)-binding protein: MAEFNININGKDLTVDADPNTPLLWVLRDHLKLVGTKYGCGIAQCGACTVHMDGSAVRSCQLPISTVANNEIVTIEGLSEKGDHPVQKAWLEHDVPQCGYCQAGQIMTATALLKRNPNPSDKDIENAMYGNICRCGTYTRIKAAIKTAAKSQSA; the protein is encoded by the coding sequence ATGGCAGAATTCAATATTAATATTAATGGAAAGGACCTTACTGTTGATGCAGATCCTAATACTCCTCTACTTTGGGTTTTAAGGGATCACTTAAAACTCGTAGGGACTAAATATGGATGTGGAATTGCTCAATGTGGAGCATGTACTGTTCATATGGATGGAAGTGCAGTAAGATCCTGTCAGTTACCTATATCTACAGTTGCGAATAATGAAATTGTAACGATTGAAGGCCTTTCTGAAAAAGGAGATCACCCTGTGCAAAAAGCCTGGCTGGAACACGATGTTCCACAATGTGGTTATTGCCAGGCGGGACAGATAATGACTGCTACTGCTTTATTAAAGCGTAACCCTAATCCGAGTGATAAAGACATAGAAAATGCGATGTATGGTAATATATGTCGTTGTGGGACTTATACTCGTATAAAAGCTGCAATAAAAACCGCCGCTAAATCTCAATCAGCATAA
- a CDS encoding BspA family leucine-rich repeat surface protein has translation MYEIVDNTLLKTRVRYSSGPLRVITTFVTSMRSLFQDNNDFNQYIANWDVSNVTDMSLMFSEAVSFNQDLNYWDVSNVTNMGAMFNMAESFNGNISSWDVSNVENMGYMFTQAIEFNGDISNWNVEKVKSMISMFQLAKAFNQDLSKWNVGNVTNMTKMFYAAFMFNQDLSSWNVGNVNTCVLFSDNASSWSLPKPNLTCEQ, from the coding sequence ATGTATGAAATAGTAGATAATACCCTCCTTAAAACCAGAGTTAGGTATAGTTCAGGACCTCTACGAGTAATCACAACATTTGTTACGAGTATGAGATCTCTTTTTCAAGACAATAATGATTTTAATCAATATATAGCCAATTGGGATGTTAGTAATGTTACAGATATGAGTTTAATGTTTTCTGAGGCTGTTTCATTCAATCAAGATTTAAATTATTGGGACGTCAGCAATGTAACCAATATGGGAGCTATGTTTAATATGGCTGAATCTTTTAATGGAAATATATCTTCATGGGATGTTAGCAACGTAGAAAATATGGGATATATGTTTACACAAGCTATTGAATTTAATGGTGACATTTCAAATTGGAACGTTGAAAAAGTAAAAAGTATGATTTCTATGTTTCAATTGGCTAAAGCTTTCAATCAAGATTTATCTAAATGGAATGTAGGAAATGTTACTAATATGACTAAAATGTTTTATGCTGCATTTATGTTCAACCAAGATTTGTCATCATGGAATGTTGGTAATGTAAATACCTGTGTGCTTTTTTCGGATAATGCATCTAGTTGGTCTCTACCTAAGCCAAATCTTACCTGTGAGCAGTAA
- a CDS encoding InlB B-repeat-containing protein, which yields MNKYYIFLFALILGVSSCKEDEVVTSYNLTTQIEGSGSVSPATANVKAGETIEVTAISDEGFEFESWSGDLVSTDNPLSIKMDNDYNITANFKSKTNSFTLITQVQGPGSVTPETKKVVEGETIEVIATPEEGYEFEGWTGDIISTDNPLLVKMDKNIKITATFIDKTIDSDGDSVPDYLDQCENTEAGLTVDENGCAKMIQLAENGVTLYCMPTAEIGEK from the coding sequence ATGAACAAGTATTACATTTTTTTATTTGCCCTTATTTTGGGCGTATCGAGCTGTAAAGAAGATGAGGTAGTTACTTCTTATAATTTAACGACACAAATAGAAGGTTCCGGATCCGTTTCACCAGCAACAGCAAATGTTAAAGCAGGAGAAACCATTGAGGTGACTGCTATTTCTGATGAGGGATTTGAATTTGAAAGTTGGTCAGGCGACCTTGTTTCTACAGACAATCCACTGTCTATTAAAATGGACAATGATTACAATATTACTGCTAATTTTAAATCAAAAACAAATTCTTTTACATTAATAACTCAGGTTCAAGGTCCTGGTTCTGTTACACCTGAAACAAAAAAAGTCGTAGAAGGAGAAACCATTGAGGTTATTGCAACTCCTGAAGAAGGGTATGAATTTGAAGGCTGGACAGGAGATATTATTTCAACTGATAATCCCTTGTTGGTAAAAATGGATAAGAATATTAAAATAACTGCTACTTTCATTGATAAAACTATTGATTCTGATGGAGATAGTGTGCCTGATTATTTAGATCAATGTGAGAATACAGAAGCTGGGTTAACAGTTGATGAAAATGGTTGTGCTAAAATGATACAATTAGCTGAAAACGGAGTCACTCTTTATTGCATGCCTACAGCAGAAATCGGGGAAAAATAG
- a CDS encoding sensor histidine kinase: MLSVIIKQSVNGIEDQFERTRIVATIYISLILIILCFLLFVSCLIYEIYDMALLNAIIVIISLLTIYLCSTHKGALAKFILLATLLPLVVIGIQLAFNDQRFTDTENFLFVVMVVAVFLLDGKAEKIVCFVSVIFFIYFKHIKYTLQPEDYNSPEFLLIINSIGVILISYLVMILLKKLLEAIIIKLNKANEEKNRLINIISHDVRGPIGSFESLLNAFLKGYITKEEFLENSKTIKTKLVPLKNMIDELLYWSLHQLKGLKCNPSQINVDKEIDNLIDQLKFDVSSKNIKIEKEVLGRNVFMDPNHFKIIIRNIIHNSIKYSPEHSTIKIRSIENGSKAIITVTDEGRGMTEEQIHKILNQEISFDTTGTKGEEGKGVGLTFCLHLLKLNNGGVNIYSSINKGTIFEIDLPNN, from the coding sequence ATGTTATCTGTTATTATAAAGCAAAGTGTAAATGGAATTGAAGATCAATTTGAACGAACCCGAATTGTTGCCACTATTTATATATCATTAATTCTGATCATTCTATGCTTTTTGCTATTTGTTAGCTGCCTGATATATGAAATATATGATATGGCATTACTGAATGCCATTATCGTAATAATTAGTTTACTCACTATCTATTTATGCAGCACTCATAAAGGTGCATTAGCAAAATTTATATTATTAGCTACCTTGTTGCCTTTGGTTGTAATCGGTATTCAGTTAGCTTTTAATGACCAAAGATTTACAGACACTGAGAATTTTTTATTTGTAGTAATGGTGGTAGCTGTTTTTCTTTTAGACGGCAAAGCTGAAAAGATTGTTTGCTTCGTCTCAGTAATATTTTTTATATATTTTAAACATATAAAATACACACTGCAACCAGAGGATTATAATAGCCCGGAATTTTTATTAATCATTAATTCTATAGGAGTCATTTTGATATCCTATTTGGTGATGATTCTGTTAAAAAAATTACTGGAGGCAATCATAATCAAGCTCAATAAGGCAAATGAAGAAAAAAACCGATTGATTAATATTATCTCTCATGATGTTAGAGGACCCATAGGAAGCTTTGAATCACTATTGAATGCCTTTCTCAAGGGATACATAACGAAAGAAGAATTTCTGGAAAATTCAAAGACAATTAAAACCAAGCTTGTTCCATTAAAGAACATGATAGATGAGCTATTGTATTGGTCTTTACACCAACTGAAAGGTTTAAAATGTAATCCATCTCAGATTAATGTTGATAAAGAGATTGATAACCTAATCGATCAATTAAAATTTGACGTTTCATCCAAGAATATAAAAATAGAAAAAGAAGTCCTGGGAAGAAATGTATTTATGGATCCAAATCATTTTAAGATTATTATCAGAAACATAATCCATAATTCAATCAAATATTCACCAGAGCATTCGACAATAAAGATAAGGTCAATAGAAAACGGATCTAAAGCTATAATAACAGTAACTGATGAGGGTAGGGGAATGACCGAAGAACAGATACATAAAATTTTGAACCAGGAAATATCTTTTGATACCACAGGAACCAAAGGAGAGGAAGGGAAAGGGGTAGGACTTACATTTTGTCTTCATCTATTGAAATTAAATAATGGTGGGGTTAATATTTATAGTTCAATTAATAAAGGGACAATTTTTGAGATTGATTTGCCTAATAATTAA
- a CDS encoding DUF2267 domain-containing protein, translated as MNFDKYASKGNRILNEIASEFGPPENSDLSARLLRSTLHTLRERLTVEESFHLLAQLPFVLKAMYVDGWKYNNKPERIKTIKDFVRKVIHEDRPVAHHDIQTAKDGENAVKAVLKILQKHVSQGEFEDILLTIPGDLHPLFGKEPVKS; from the coding sequence ATGAATTTTGATAAATATGCTTCTAAAGGAAACCGAATTTTAAACGAAATAGCATCAGAATTTGGGCCTCCCGAAAATTCTGATCTATCAGCCCGATTGCTTAGATCTACGTTGCATACTCTTCGGGAAAGATTAACAGTGGAAGAATCCTTTCATCTACTGGCTCAATTACCATTTGTTTTAAAAGCTATGTACGTAGACGGATGGAAATACAACAACAAACCTGAACGCATTAAGACGATCAAGGATTTTGTCAGGAAAGTAATCCATGAGGACAGACCAGTGGCCCACCATGATATCCAAACTGCTAAGGATGGTGAAAACGCTGTGAAAGCTGTACTAAAAATTTTACAAAAACATGTGTCTCAGGGGGAATTTGAGGATATCCTTTTAACGATACCTGGAGATTTACATCCTCTTTTTGGAAAAGAACCCGTTAAAAGTTAA
- a CDS encoding C2 domain-containing protein → MDDKLNIRLDLIRKDNKEPLSGDDYRVEFYDEDLIKDDFLGETGLDNFGHASISIYRKKFRSLDSPAEKDPDIFFKVYKSEKEIYKSPVFKNIKVKEVSNYSASGGLDVDLGTFMI, encoded by the coding sequence ATGGATGATAAACTAAATATTCGGTTGGATTTAATCAGAAAGGATAACAAAGAACCGTTAAGCGGTGATGACTATCGTGTTGAGTTTTATGATGAAGATTTAATCAAAGATGATTTTCTTGGTGAAACCGGATTAGATAATTTCGGTCATGCCTCAATAAGTATCTATAGAAAAAAGTTTAGATCTCTGGATTCCCCTGCTGAAAAGGACCCTGACATTTTTTTTAAGGTTTATAAAAGCGAAAAGGAAATTTATAAAAGTCCGGTGTTTAAAAACATCAAAGTTAAAGAAGTGTCAAATTATTCAGCTTCCGGTGGGTTGGATGTCGATTTGGGTACTTTTATGATCTGA
- a CDS encoding sensor histidine kinase: MKNKIFRILLLIVIFLLITSVIAFLFIDRKYDLFGLSDFLDTERMVSVLIVIFFVFGSLFVCCFFKIRKNKVFNQSLERLNKANDDKSRLINILSHDIREPIKTFETILNASEKGYINKSEFINHSKYVKERLGPVQVMVDELLYWSMDQLGGLKSNPFPVNIEREIDQILFQLEQTYKDKRIKIIKNFESKNAYLDPNHFKIIMRNIIHNSIKYSRENSIVHINSQIEGNKVNISVLDFGQGMTEDQIQKIFNRDVSFDTVGTDGEVGKGVGLAFCMHLLKMNNGQVKINSRKGEGTNFRIYFPIRPGQVD, from the coding sequence ATGAAAAATAAAATCTTCAGGATTTTACTACTGATAGTAATATTCCTACTGATTACTTCTGTAATCGCATTTTTGTTCATAGATCGTAAATATGATCTATTTGGATTATCTGATTTTTTGGATACTGAAAGAATGGTTAGTGTCTTGATAGTGATATTTTTTGTCTTTGGAAGCCTTTTTGTTTGCTGTTTTTTTAAAATCAGAAAGAACAAAGTATTTAATCAAAGTCTGGAAAGACTAAATAAAGCAAACGATGATAAAAGTAGGTTGATAAATATTTTATCTCACGATATCCGGGAACCAATTAAAACCTTTGAAACTATTTTAAATGCCAGTGAAAAAGGATATATAAATAAATCTGAGTTTATCAATCACTCTAAATATGTAAAAGAAAGACTTGGGCCTGTCCAGGTTATGGTCGATGAATTATTGTATTGGTCAATGGATCAATTAGGAGGTCTAAAGAGCAACCCTTTTCCAGTAAATATTGAACGGGAAATTGACCAAATTTTATTTCAATTAGAACAAACTTATAAGGATAAAAGGATTAAGATTATCAAAAATTTTGAAAGTAAAAATGCCTACCTTGATCCGAACCATTTTAAGATAATCATGAGAAATATTATTCATAATTCGATTAAATATTCTCGAGAAAATTCAATTGTACATATTAACAGTCAAATTGAAGGTAATAAGGTTAACATATCTGTATTAGATTTCGGTCAGGGAATGACTGAGGATCAAATTCAAAAGATTTTCAATCGGGATGTATCGTTTGATACTGTTGGTACTGATGGTGAAGTTGGTAAAGGTGTTGGACTGGCTTTTTGTATGCATTTGTTAAAAATGAATAATGGGCAAGTAAAAATAAATAGCAGGAAAGGGGAGGGGACTAATTTTCGGATCTATTTTCCCATAAGGCCTGGACAAGTTGATTAA
- a CDS encoding TetR/AcrR family transcriptional regulator → MKNRILNKAIELFTIYGFRAISMGRIARELGCSTKTLYQHYPNKTLIIKNMVEQGILIDQQFINEIDKQDILSIEKLLKFKGFIYSRHLQNLYPGMTDDLKKYEPDIYTLIEIFFQETLSIWFIKTLEKGKNEGFFRENINSDILSKYLIELSMKSLSSQIFPAYELRASKAYAELTENFLYGISSIKGVKYLDENFSKYINIK, encoded by the coding sequence ATGAAAAACAGAATACTTAATAAAGCAATCGAGTTATTTACTATATATGGATTCAGGGCTATTTCTATGGGAAGGATAGCCAGAGAATTAGGGTGTTCCACAAAAACCCTCTATCAGCACTATCCCAATAAGACTTTAATCATTAAAAACATGGTTGAACAAGGGATACTAATTGACCAACAATTTATTAATGAAATCGATAAACAAGATATTTTATCAATTGAAAAATTATTGAAATTTAAGGGCTTTATTTATAGTCGGCATCTTCAAAATCTATATCCGGGAATGACTGACGATCTTAAGAAGTATGAGCCGGATATATATACTTTAATAGAAATATTTTTTCAGGAAACACTTTCAATTTGGTTTATTAAAACACTAGAAAAAGGAAAAAATGAAGGTTTTTTCAGGGAAAACATAAATTCTGATATTCTTTCCAAATACCTTATAGAATTATCTATGAAATCTTTATCCTCTCAAATATTCCCTGCTTATGAACTTAGAGCCAGTAAAGCTTATGCGGAATTAACAGAAAATTTCTTATATGGAATTTCTTCTATTAAAGGGGTGAAATATCTGGATGAAAATTTCAGTAAATACATAAATATTAAATAA
- a CDS encoding dipeptidyl-peptidase 3 family protein codes for MKKLLYTGLLLGLLACGSQSDTQDQTENTSDTTKVGPIQKKVNDFAKVTLTTDLSDLSENEKKMIPLLIEASQIMDKLFWREAYGNKEELMDGLTEAEQAYAEINYGPWERLNNDKPFIEGVGPKPAGAQFYPEDMTKEEFEQWDEPNKDGQYSFVRRDENGELYLEPYHVAFEEEVARAAELLRQAAELAEEEGLKKYLTLRAEALLDDNYLESDMAWMDMKDNTIDVVIGPIENYEDKLYNYRSAHEAYILIKDKKWSERLEKFASFLPELQEGLPVADEYKKEMPGTSSQLNAYDVIYYAGDCNAGSKTIAINLPNDERVQLKKGSRRLQLKNAMKAKFDKILVPISEELVSEDQRKHITFDAFFANTMFHEVAHGLGIKNTIDGKGTVRAALKEKGSAIEEGKADILGLYMVTKLHEKGEIEGELMDYYVTFMAGIFRSVRFGASSAHGQANMIRFNYFQEMDAFNYDEETGQYSVNFENFQKAMNSLSEKILTLQGDGDYEGVTVLFEEKGSISPELQDALDKVTEAGIPVDIRFNQGTDVLGI; via the coding sequence ATGAAAAAACTACTCTATACCGGATTATTGCTTGGTCTCCTTGCTTGTGGTTCTCAATCTGACACACAAGATCAGACAGAAAATACCTCAGATACTACCAAAGTAGGTCCGATACAAAAGAAAGTAAACGATTTTGCCAAGGTAACTCTGACAACGGATCTGTCAGATCTAAGTGAAAATGAGAAAAAGATGATTCCTTTACTGATTGAGGCATCTCAAATTATGGATAAGCTATTTTGGAGAGAAGCTTACGGCAATAAAGAAGAATTAATGGATGGTCTGACTGAGGCCGAACAGGCCTATGCTGAAATCAATTACGGTCCATGGGAACGTTTAAATAATGACAAACCATTTATCGAAGGTGTTGGTCCCAAACCTGCAGGAGCTCAATTCTATCCTGAAGATATGACTAAAGAAGAGTTCGAGCAATGGGATGAACCCAACAAGGATGGTCAGTATTCTTTTGTTAGAAGAGATGAAAATGGAGAATTATATTTAGAGCCGTATCATGTTGCTTTTGAAGAAGAAGTTGCCAGGGCCGCGGAACTATTGCGTCAGGCTGCCGAATTAGCTGAAGAAGAGGGACTTAAAAAATATCTGACATTACGTGCTGAAGCACTTTTAGATGATAATTACCTGGAGTCAGACATGGCCTGGATGGATATGAAGGATAATACAATCGATGTTGTTATCGGTCCTATTGAAAATTATGAAGATAAACTTTACAACTATCGCTCTGCACACGAAGCATACATCTTAATAAAAGATAAAAAGTGGAGTGAAAGATTAGAAAAGTTCGCTTCATTTTTACCTGAATTACAAGAAGGATTACCGGTTGCTGATGAATATAAAAAAGAAATGCCGGGTACCTCATCTCAGCTAAATGCTTATGATGTCATATATTATGCTGGAGATTGTAATGCAGGAAGTAAGACTATTGCGATTAACCTGCCAAATGATGAGCGTGTTCAATTAAAGAAAGGGTCAAGGCGTTTACAGCTTAAAAATGCAATGAAAGCTAAGTTTGATAAGATCTTAGTGCCAATTTCTGAAGAGCTGGTAAGTGAGGATCAGAGAAAACACATTACTTTCGATGCGTTTTTTGCGAATACTATGTTTCATGAAGTTGCACATGGATTAGGCATTAAGAATACCATCGACGGAAAAGGCACAGTGAGAGCAGCACTGAAAGAAAAGGGTTCAGCTATAGAAGAAGGAAAAGCAGATATTCTTGGCTTATACATGGTGACAAAGTTGCATGAAAAGGGAGAGATCGAAGGAGAATTAATGGACTACTATGTTACCTTCATGGCAGGAATATTTCGATCTGTAAGATTCGGTGCATCAAGTGCGCATGGCCAGGCGAATATGATTCGATTTAATTACTTCCAGGAAATGGATGCGTTTAATTACGATGAAGAAACCGGTCAATACTCGGTGAACTTCGAGAATTTCCAGAAAGCAATGAATTCACTTTCAGAAAAGATATTAACTCTTCAGGGTGATGGTGATTATGAAGGAGTCACAGTTCTTTTTGAAGAAAAAGGAAGCATAAGTCCTGAATTACAAGACGCATTGGATAAAGTAACAGAAGCTGGGATACCAGTGGATATCAGATTCAACCAGGGAACAGATGTTCTGGGTATTTAG